In the genome of Gemmatimonas aurantiaca, the window CTGGATGTGCGACTGCCCCGCCATCAGCGCGTCCACCACCCGCGCGCTCACGTCGTAGCCAATCACCCGGAACCCGGCCGCCACGAACTCCATCGCCAGCGGCAGGCCCACATACCCCAGCCCGATCACCCCGATGACCGCGGAGCGGTCGTCGATACGCGCGAGGAGTTGTGTACGGAAGAAGGAGGAAGCGAGGGATGTTGAAGCGGTGTCCGTCATCGGAAACAGAATCGGAGAGCGAAAACGAAATGACAGCGAAATGCAGTCGCAGCGACGAACAATGATACCGCGGCACATGAGAGCCCTGCACAAAAACGGCGCAGAATGCACAAGGCAGACGCACGGTCTCACCGTCACAGAGACGCACTTTCGTGCCCTGCGTCACAGAGATGGAACTTTTCTGCACATCCCTGTGATGCCCGTAACATATGGCTGAGCCAGCTGCGGAAAATGGTATCACATTGCCGGCACAAACCGATGACTCCAAACACAGGTGGATCGTCTGCCCGGCATGACAAGGCTCTCTTCTCTCCGTTCGCGTGCCCGTTGCGATGTTGCGCAGGCCGCCGTCCGCACCCTGACGGTTGCTGCCCTTCTCCTCGGCGCTTGCACCGAGAACCCCGCCGCCCCCATACACGATCCCGACAACGGCCACGCTTCAGGCGCCACCGGACAACTGATAGTGGAATCACGGGGACTCCCGGCCGGCCTGAAGAGCCGAGTCACGGTGCAGGGTCCCGGAGGATACCGGCAGCAGGCCAGCAGCGGTGACACCCTGCGCGGCCTCGCACCCGGCGCCTACACCGTCAATGCCGATGCGGCCGTCGTGGCCGGCACCAGCGTCGCACCGGACGAATCCACGCAGACCGTGATGGTCGACGGTGGGCTGCGACCGCAGTCCATCATCATTTCGTTCGACGCGCTGCTGCGGCGCGCGCTCGTGATCGTCGATGTGGCGGGACTGCCCTCCGGCGTGTCGGCCAATCTCCGGCTCACCAGCCCCACCGGCGCCGTGAAGACCGCGACCCGCACCGACTCCGTCGACTACGCCGCACTGGGAGACTGGACGCTCGAAGCGTCGCCCGTGACCGTGGGGGCCAGCACCTACACGCCCAATCCCACGAGCCAATCGCGCACGGTCCGTGACCGCGATGCCGTGAAGCTGTCGGTGCGATATGAAGTGGGAACCGGCAGCCTCGCGCTCGCCGTGGTGGGTCTTCCTGCCGGCTCGAATGGCAACGTGACCATCACCGGTCCCAATGGTTTCTCACGTACACTCCCCGGAACCACGACGCTCACGGGTCTGACCATCGGGAGTTACACCATTGCCGCGACCTCGGTGACGGCGAATGGGGTCACGTATGCGCCGACGCCGGCGTCCACTACCGTGCAGGTGCAGGCGTCGGTCGTGGCAGCGGGCGCCACCGTGTCGTATGCGGCCACTGCGGCGCCCACCGGCACGCTCGCTCTCACGGTGAATGGTCTGCCCGCGGGTCAGAACGCGCAGGTTTCCGTGACGGGGCCCAATGGGTATGCGCGCACCATCACGACCACGACGTCCATCACCGGCCTCACGCCCGGCGCGTACACCATCACCGCCGCGCACGTGCGCACCTCGAGCGGCGCCTACAATGGCTCGCCGTCGTCCCAGGTGGTGAATGTGTTGTCGGCACAGTCGGTATCGGGCAGCATCACCTATGCCGCGCTGCCGGCCGTCGTCGAACTGCCCATCACCGGTCTTCCCAACGGCACCGCCGCTGCCGTCACGCTGACGGCGCCCTCGGGCACGAACACCACGCACACGGCGTCCACCGTGATCGGCAATGCCGCCACCGGGCGCTGGCGTATGGCGGCGGCCAACGTCACGACCGGCGGCTTCACATATGCCCCGTCACCGGCGAGCTACGATCAGACCGTGCTGGCCGGTGACACGCTGACTTTCCCGGTCGCGTACAGCCTTTCCAGCGGCGCGCTTGCCATCACGGTGGCCGGGCTGCCCACGGGCAGCACCGGCACCATCACGGTGACGGGCCCGAACAGCTTCTCGCGCACGCTCACCGCCACGACGACACTCACCAACCTCGCGCCCGGCACCTACACGGTGTCGGCCACGTCGGTCACGGCGGGCGGTCTCACGTATCAGCCCTCGCCAGCGACACGCACGGTGACCGTGACGGCGTCGCTGGTGGCCGAACCGGCGTCGGTGGTCTACACGTCGCAGACGGGGTCACTCAATGTGTCGGTGAGCGGTCTGCCCGCGGGCGCAAATCCCGATCTGGTGCTCACGGGGCCCAACAGCTTCTCGCAGAACATCGCCGCGGCCGGTACACTCTCCGCGCTGCCGCCGGGTGCCTACACGCTCACGGTGCGCGCAGTACGCACGTCTGCGGGCACGTACACCAGCTCGACGCTCACGCGCGCGGTCACCATCACGGCCAACACCACGGCCACGCAGACGGTGGCCTATGCCGCGGCGCCTTCGGTGGTGTCCGTGTCGGTGTCGGGAGTGCCGGCCGGCACCAATGCCAACATCTCGCTGATTGCACCGTCGGGTACCACGTCGCAGGTGACGGCAAGCACCACGAACACCAATGCCGCCACCGGCCGCTGGCGTCTTACGGCCAGCACGGTGCAGAGCGGTGGACACAGCTACACCGCCACACCCACCTCGTACGATCGCACCATTCTCGCCGGCGACACGCTGGACATGCCGGTGGCCTACGCCCTGAGCACCGGCGCCATCGCGGTATCGGTGAGCGGCCTGCCGCAGGGCACGAATGGCACGGTGGTCGTGACCGGTCCGAACAGCTTCTCGCAGACGGCCACCGCCACGACCACGCTCACCAATCTGACGCCGGGGACCTACACGATCTCCGCATCGTCGGTGACCGTGAACGGCACCACGTACGCGCCCTCACCGGCCACGCGCACGGTGACGGTGACCGCCTCGCTGGTTGCCCAGGCGGCGTCGGTGGCGTACACCTCGCAGGCCGGAGCGCTCACGCTCACGGTGGCCGGGCTGCCGTCGGGTGCATCGGGTGACATGACCCTCACGGGTCCGAACGGCTACTCGCGTGCGCTGACGGCCACGACGAGCCTCACCGGGCTCGCGGCCGGCAGCTATGCGTTGAGCGTGCGCAACGTGCGCACCTCGGCGGGCACGTACGCGGGCACGCCGGCTTCGGCTGCGGTGACCATCACGACCGGCGGCACGGCATCGCAGACGGTGACCTATGCGGCGTTGCCCGCCGTGGTGAAGGTGCCAGTGACCGGAGTGCCGAGTGGTTCGCAGGCCGCCATCACGCTCACGTCGCCGTCGGGCAGCACGTCGTCGGTGACGGCGGCGACCACGAACACCGGCGCCGCCACCGGCCGCTGGCGTCTCGCCGCCGCGTCGATCACGAGCGGCGGGCATGCCTATGCCCCATCGCCGGCCTCGTACGATCAGACCGTGCTGGCCGGTGATACGCTCGACTTCCCGGTGGCCTACGCGCTGGCGACCGGCGCGATCGCGACCTCGGTGAGCGGTCTGCCGAATGGCGTGAACGCCAGCCTGACCATCACGGGTCCCAACAGCTTCTCGCAGACGGTGACAGCCACGCAGACCATCACCGGCCTCGTGCCGGGCACCTACACGGTGACCGCTGCGTCGGTGACATCGGGTGGCGTCAGCTACGCCCCCACACCGGCCACACGCACAGTGACGGTGACCGCCTCGCTGGTCGCGCAGGCAGCCGCGGTGAGTTATGCCTCGCAGGCCGGATCGTTCGCTCTCACCGTGTCGGGCCTGCCTTCGGGGGCCTCGGGTGACATGACGCTGACGGGCCCCAGCAGCTATTCGAAGGCGCTGACGGCCACCACCACGCTGACAAGCCTGGCTGCGGGCAGCTATACGCTCACCGTACGCAACGTGCGCACGTCGGCCGGTACGTATACGGCCTCGCCGCTCTCGCAGGCGGTGACGATCACCGCGGGCGGCAGCGCCTCGCAGACGGTGACCTACTCCGCCCTGGCGGCCGTGGTGGCCGTCCCGGTGTCGGGGCTGCCGAGTGGCGCGCAGGCCGCCATCACACTCACCGCGCCGTCGGGGGGCACCACGTCGGTGACAGCCACGACCACGAACACCAGCGCGACGACCGGCCGGTGGCGCCTGTCCGCCGCGTCGATCACGAGCGGTGGACATGGTTACGCGCCTTCGCCGGCGTCATATGACCAGACCGTCCTGGCCGGTGACACCCTGAACTTCCCCGTGAGCTATGCCCTGGCCACCGGTGCGATTGCGGTGACCGCGAGCGGGCTGCCATCAGGTGCCAATGCGGCCATCACAGTGACCGGCCCCGGCAGCTACTCGAAGGCCGTGACCGCCACGCAGACCCTCACCGGCCTCGTGCCGGGCAGCTATACGGTGACGGCGGCCTCGGTGACGGCGGGCGGCACCACCTACGCCCCCTCACCGGCCACGCGCACGGTGACCGTGACCGCGTCGCTGACCGCGCAGGCGGCCGCAGTGACGTACGCGGCGCAGGGTGGTGGATCGGGCAACGGCACCAATGGAGCCGGCGGCGGGTCCAGCAGCACGCCCAATCTGTCCATCGAGAACGTGTACGTGACGCAGGCCGCGCAGAACTGGGAGGGCACCGCGCCGATCGTCATCGGCCGTGATGCGCTGGCCCGCGTGTTCGTGAAGGCGGCGGCCACCAATTCGGCCCGCCCCGATGTGCGCCTGCGCATCTACGCGAATGGCTCCCTGGTGTCGACGGTGACCGTTCCGGCCACGGCCGCGAGCGTGCCCACGGCCATCAGCGAAGGCACGATGTCGTCGAGCTGGAACGTGGTGATCCCGGCGGCCAATGTGCGGTCGGGGATGCAGGTGCTGGCGGATCTGGATCCGAACAACACGCTGGGAGAGAGCGATCGCACGGACAACGTGTGGCCGCGGGGCGGGACGTTGAAGGCGGTGACAACGGTGAACCCTGCGGCCATGGAAGTGAAGTTCGTGCCGGTGACAGTGGCTGGGTTGACCGGAAACGTCTCCGAGTCCAACAAAGCAAGCTGGCTGGAGATGTTGAAGCTGGTCCACCCTGTCCGTGATGTGACGGCGTCGGTACGCGCGCCCTTCGTATCGAATGCCTCTTCTCTGCAGTCGAGTGATGGGAACGGGGCATGGCTCACCGTCCTCAATGAGATGAACGCCCTGCGAGCGGTGGACAAGGATGCCACGTCGCATTACTACGGCGTAGTCAAGACCAGCTACTCATCGGGAGTTGCCGGCTACGGTCTCCAACCTGGCCGCGCTGCAGTGGGCTGGGATCAGGACGCCACTTACCAGCGCATTTTTGCCCACGAGATCGGCCACAATTTCGGTTTGGCACACGCTCCCTGCGGCGTGAGTGGTACGGCCGCATATCCCTATGCTGGCGGCGTGACCGGAACGTGGGGATGGAACGCGCAGACGAATACACTGGTGTCACCGACGGCCACGGATGTCATGGGCTATTGCTCAACCCAATGGGTGAGTGACTGGACCTGGAGCCGCGTCGCACAGTGGCGCGGGACTGCATCGATGGTGGCCAGTGCCGCCAGCTCGGATGGATTGCTGCTCTGGGGTCGCTCCACGGGCGGCGTCGTAACGCTCGAGCCCGCTTTCCCCGTATTTGCGCGCGCCACTCCGCAACCGGCGGCGGTCACACACGAAGTCGATCTCTATGATGAGCACGGAAGCCTTCTGGCCAACCATGGCTTCACCATGGAATCGATCGATCACGCGGACGACGCTCAGCAGTTTGCCATTGTGGTTCCGGTGAGCACGGCCGTGCAGGAGAAAGTCGCCCGCATCGTCGTGCGGTCCATGCGGTCACCGAGAGTTCTTGCATCTCAGCAGAGCGCGCGGAGTACGCAGGCAGCGGTTCGGGACACCGGTGATCAGCAGTCTTCCCAAGTCGAAACCCGTCTGGAGAGCGTCGGGGGCGCGCGCCGCCGGGTGAACTGGAACGAAAAGACCTTCCGGATGGGCATGGTGCGTGACCGCAACACCGGCGAGATCCTGAGTTTCCTGAGGCGGCCGGGAGATGAATTCCGCGATCCGGGCCACTCTGTGGAGATCGTTTTTTCCGACGGCACCCGCTCCGTCCGGGAGCAGCACTGATGCGCTGACACAACAACTGTTGCGTTTTTTACCAAGGCCGCGATCCGCATCACGTCGCGGCCTTGGTCACATTTGTGACACCGACGACGAGAATGCAACATAAGTCATTACTGTGAAATAACTTAGCACAAAACACCCTTTGGATCATCCCTCTTCCTCGCACGATGCGGATGCGGCACGCGACTTGCTCCTACTCATGAGCGAGGCGACACTTGCTTGCCGAGCTGGAAGCGCACAGGTGCCCACTGAGGCGGCCCTGGTGTTCAGCAAAACAAACGGAGACTGACCATGCGGTTTTTCAAGTCTGTGATGATCGCGGCCGCGGCCGTAGCGGTCATGACCAGCGGGGCCAAGGCCCAAGTTAACATTCAGGTTACGGTGAACTCGGTTTACCAGCAGGCGGGCTCGGGTGGCAGCTTCAATGCCACCTTCAGCGGCGTACCTGCCGGATACAGCCTGACCAACATCGTGTACTGCTTCGATCAGCTGCGCACGTTCAATTACGGTCAGACGACCACCTACACGCTGCTCACCTTCGACCAGTTCCTCTCGGCGAATGCGACGGGTGCGCGTTGGGCGAATATCGACAATACGGACGAGCTGAACACGATGGCCGGCCTCGCCGGAACCTACAATTTCAGCAATTCCCATAACGCCCCGATCCAGCAGCAAATCTGGGACATCTCCGCCGGCCTGACCAACGTGGCTGATGGTGCTTATTCCGGTGCGGATCATTCCAACAGCTGGCTGGTTCTGGTCGATGCGGCCAACTGGTCCAGCGGGAACGCCGGTTCGCAGTCGTTCCTGGTTCAGGGTACGGCGCCTGCGGTGGTGACCCCGGAGCCGTCGACGTACGCTCTGATGGCGGCCGGTCTCGCTGGCCTCTTGGTGGCGAACCGTCGTCGTCGTCAGACGAACGTCTGATCCTTCTGGTGGCTAGCCGGTAGTAGAGAGGCCCCTTGCAATATTGCAGGGGGCCTCTCTTTCGTTGGCAGATATGCTAAACCTGGCATGCAAGTGCGTCAGGTCATGGCGATATCCGGTACGGTATGGAGCCGGCAGATATCTGTGGGTCTCTGCGGTGGCACCCGGAAAACTCTACCAAACCCCAAAACGGATGCGGTGCCCATTCAGGCTCCGCATCCGTTTTCGTTTTCCGTCCCACGTGATCGCTTTAGCGAGTCCGAGCCCTATTCCTGTCGATCGTAGTACCACTTCAGGAAGTTAATGAGGGCGAACAGCAGCGAACTCAGAATAAAGACCAACTGAATCACCAGTTGCCAGTTGATCTTCCGTTTCTGAGGAATGCGGAATTCATCACCTGACCGAATATCCAGTTGTTCCAACGTGGTCCCGTTACGCACGGCATTGCGCGACTCCTTCGCCGAGAGCATCCGCGCTCTGGCGCGATACACTTCGAATTCATTGAGATTGGCGTTTTGCACTGGCCCCCCCGCCAGCATGACCATATCACTGACGGGGCGGTCTGGTGGGGCATAGTAGAAGCCGGGTCTCGCAACCGCACCAAGAATGGCCACACGCGTAAGTACACTGGTCCGCACGGTCACGTTACGCACATATCGGGCGACATGCGCGTTGATCCGTTCATCCAGCTCTGATCGCAAGACGCCGGCAATCGTGATGTCGGGCAGATTGAGTACGGTGACCTTGAGACTGTCGCGTACCGATGCCGTATCCGCCCGCACGGAGTCCATGCGGGCCGTAATGACGAAACGGTCACCCACTTGGAAATCACCCGCCAACAGTCGCGTTTTTATCTCGGCAATCTCACGATTGGCCTGTTCTGCACTCTT includes:
- a CDS encoding NAD(P)-binding domain-containing protein, translated to MTDTASTSLASSFFRTQLLARIDDRSAVIGVIGLGYVGLPLAMEFVAAGFRVIGYDVSARVVDALMAGQSHIQ
- a CDS encoding M66 family metalloprotease, producing MQGPGGYRQQASSGDTLRGLAPGAYTVNADAAVVAGTSVAPDESTQTVMVDGGLRPQSIIISFDALLRRALVIVDVAGLPSGVSANLRLTSPTGAVKTATRTDSVDYAALGDWTLEASPVTVGASTYTPNPTSQSRTVRDRDAVKLSVRYEVGTGSLALAVVGLPAGSNGNVTITGPNGFSRTLPGTTTLTGLTIGSYTIAATSVTANGVTYAPTPASTTVQVQASVVAAGATVSYAATAAPTGTLALTVNGLPAGQNAQVSVTGPNGYARTITTTTSITGLTPGAYTITAAHVRTSSGAYNGSPSSQVVNVLSAQSVSGSITYAALPAVVELPITGLPNGTAAAVTLTAPSGTNTTHTASTVIGNAATGRWRMAAANVTTGGFTYAPSPASYDQTVLAGDTLTFPVAYSLSSGALAITVAGLPTGSTGTITVTGPNSFSRTLTATTTLTNLAPGTYTVSATSVTAGGLTYQPSPATRTVTVTASLVAEPASVVYTSQTGSLNVSVSGLPAGANPDLVLTGPNSFSQNIAAAGTLSALPPGAYTLTVRAVRTSAGTYTSSTLTRAVTITANTTATQTVAYAAAPSVVSVSVSGVPAGTNANISLIAPSGTTSQVTASTTNTNAATGRWRLTASTVQSGGHSYTATPTSYDRTILAGDTLDMPVAYALSTGAIAVSVSGLPQGTNGTVVVTGPNSFSQTATATTTLTNLTPGTYTISASSVTVNGTTYAPSPATRTVTVTASLVAQAASVAYTSQAGALTLTVAGLPSGASGDMTLTGPNGYSRALTATTSLTGLAAGSYALSVRNVRTSAGTYAGTPASAAVTITTGGTASQTVTYAALPAVVKVPVTGVPSGSQAAITLTSPSGSTSSVTAATTNTGAATGRWRLAAASITSGGHAYAPSPASYDQTVLAGDTLDFPVAYALATGAIATSVSGLPNGVNASLTITGPNSFSQTVTATQTITGLVPGTYTVTAASVTSGGVSYAPTPATRTVTVTASLVAQAAAVSYASQAGSFALTVSGLPSGASGDMTLTGPSSYSKALTATTTLTSLAAGSYTLTVRNVRTSAGTYTASPLSQAVTITAGGSASQTVTYSALAAVVAVPVSGLPSGAQAAITLTAPSGGTTSVTATTTNTSATTGRWRLSAASITSGGHGYAPSPASYDQTVLAGDTLNFPVSYALATGAIAVTASGLPSGANAAITVTGPGSYSKAVTATQTLTGLVPGSYTVTAASVTAGGTTYAPSPATRTVTVTASLTAQAAAVTYAAQGGGSGNGTNGAGGGSSSTPNLSIENVYVTQAAQNWEGTAPIVIGRDALARVFVKAAATNSARPDVRLRIYANGSLVSTVTVPATAASVPTAISEGTMSSSWNVVIPAANVRSGMQVLADLDPNNTLGESDRTDNVWPRGGTLKAVTTVNPAAMEVKFVPVTVAGLTGNVSESNKASWLEMLKLVHPVRDVTASVRAPFVSNASSLQSSDGNGAWLTVLNEMNALRAVDKDATSHYYGVVKTSYSSGVAGYGLQPGRAAVGWDQDATYQRIFAHEIGHNFGLAHAPCGVSGTAAYPYAGGVTGTWGWNAQTNTLVSPTATDVMGYCSTQWVSDWTWSRVAQWRGTASMVASAASSDGLLLWGRSTGGVVTLEPAFPVFARATPQPAAVTHEVDLYDEHGSLLANHGFTMESIDHADDAQQFAIVVPVSTAVQEKVARIVVRSMRSPRVLASQQSARSTQAAVRDTGDQQSSQVETRLESVGGARRRVNWNEKTFRMGMVRDRNTGEILSFLRRPGDEFRDPGHSVEIVFSDGTRSVREQH
- a CDS encoding PEP-CTERM sorting domain-containing protein (PEP-CTERM proteins occur, often in large numbers, in the proteomes of bacteria that also encode an exosortase, a predicted intramembrane cysteine proteinase. The presence of a PEP-CTERM domain at a protein's C-terminus predicts cleavage within the sorting domain, followed by covalent anchoring to some some component of the (usually Gram-negative) cell surface. Many PEP-CTERM proteins exhibit an unusual sequence composition that includes large numbers of potential glycosylation sites. Expression of one such protein has been shown restore the ability of a bacterium to form floc, a type of biofilm.), whose protein sequence is MRFFKSVMIAAAAVAVMTSGAKAQVNIQVTVNSVYQQAGSGGSFNATFSGVPAGYSLTNIVYCFDQLRTFNYGQTTTYTLLTFDQFLSANATGARWANIDNTDELNTMAGLAGTYNFSNSHNAPIQQQIWDISAGLTNVADGAYSGADHSNSWLVLVDAANWSSGNAGSQSFLVQGTAPAVVTPEPSTYALMAAGLAGLLVANRRRRQTNV
- a CDS encoding SLBB domain-containing protein, which produces MSKRQKVVRRVVVIAAGACLAGAGPLSAQTPVGSVATMQRASRADLAARVTQLEQQVASGALKGKSAEQANREIAEIKTRLLAGDFQVGDRFVITARMDSVRADTASVRDSLKVTVLNLPDITIAGVLRSELDERINAHVARYVRNVTVRTSVLTRVAILGAVARPGFYYAPPDRPVSDMVMLAGGPVQNANLNEFEVYRARARMLSAKESRNAVRNGTTLEQLDIRSGDEFRIPQKRKINWQLVIQLVFILSSLLFALINFLKWYYDRQE